A window of Fluoribacter dumoffii NY 23 contains these coding sequences:
- the katG gene encoding catalase/peroxidase HPI: MDGNDTMGKCPVMHGGITPSKRANTEWWPNNLNFDILHQHDAKTNPMGLNFNYREEVKKLDFAALKKDLHLLMTDSQEWWPADWGHYGGLMIRLSWHAAGSYRMADGRGGAGTGNQRFAPLNSWPDNVNLDKARRLLWPIKKKYGNKLSWADLIALAGTIAYESMGLKTFGFAFGREDIWHPEKDVYWGSEKEWLGASRYSDTNRESLENPLAAVQMGLIYVNPEGVEGHPDPLRTAQDVRVTFRRMAMNDEETVALTAGGHTVGKCHGNGDVKLLGPAPEAAPIEDQGLGWINKTTRGIGRNTVSSGIEGAWTSHPTKWDNGYFHLLLNYEWEQKKSPAGAHQWEPINIKEEDKPVDVEDPSIRYNPIMTDADMAIKMDPIYRKIAERFYKDPEYFSEVFARAWFKLTHRDMGPKSRYIGPDVPKEDLLWQDPVPAGKKDYDVDAIKKKIENSSLSISEMVTTAWDSARTFRGSDMRGGANGARIRLTPQKDWEGNEPQRLGKVLKVLEEIATESVVSVADVIVLAGNVGIEKAAKAAGFDITVPFAPGRGDATDEMTDAASFAVLEPLYDGYRNWLKNDYAVSAEELMLERTQLMGLTAPEMTVLVGGMRMLGTNYGGTKHGVFTNHEGALTNDFFVNLTDMANIWYPIGTNLYEIRDRKTGNLKWTATRLDLVFGSNSILRAYAEVYAQDDNKEKFLRDFVAAWVKVMNADRFDL, translated from the coding sequence AAAGATTTGCACCTTTTAATGACTGACAGTCAAGAATGGTGGCCTGCTGATTGGGGACACTATGGTGGTTTGATGATTCGCCTGTCCTGGCATGCAGCAGGTTCCTATCGCATGGCCGATGGACGTGGCGGTGCAGGAACAGGTAACCAGCGATTTGCACCTCTAAATTCTTGGCCTGATAATGTGAACTTGGACAAGGCTCGCCGCTTATTATGGCCTATCAAGAAAAAGTATGGTAACAAGCTCAGCTGGGCTGATTTGATCGCTTTAGCAGGTACCATCGCTTATGAGTCTATGGGACTTAAAACTTTTGGTTTTGCCTTTGGACGTGAAGATATTTGGCATCCTGAAAAAGACGTTTACTGGGGTTCTGAAAAAGAGTGGTTAGGCGCTTCGCGTTACAGTGACACAAACCGCGAATCTCTGGAAAATCCGCTAGCAGCCGTACAAATGGGATTAATTTATGTCAATCCGGAGGGGGTGGAGGGACATCCTGACCCTCTTCGAACAGCTCAGGACGTACGTGTGACCTTCAGACGGATGGCAATGAATGATGAAGAAACTGTCGCCCTTACAGCTGGAGGTCATACCGTTGGCAAATGTCATGGTAATGGTGATGTAAAGCTTTTGGGACCTGCTCCTGAGGCAGCACCTATTGAGGATCAGGGGCTTGGTTGGATTAACAAAACCACCAGAGGCATTGGTCGTAATACCGTATCAAGCGGTATTGAAGGCGCATGGACATCCCACCCAACGAAGTGGGACAATGGATATTTTCATTTGCTTCTTAATTATGAATGGGAACAGAAGAAGAGTCCCGCAGGCGCTCATCAATGGGAGCCGATTAATATCAAGGAAGAAGATAAACCGGTCGATGTTGAGGACCCATCCATTCGGTACAATCCAATCATGACCGATGCCGATATGGCTATTAAAATGGATCCCATATATCGCAAGATTGCTGAGCGCTTTTACAAAGATCCTGAGTATTTTTCAGAAGTGTTTGCTCGAGCCTGGTTCAAACTCACCCATCGTGATATGGGACCAAAGTCACGCTACATTGGTCCTGATGTTCCAAAAGAAGATTTGCTTTGGCAAGATCCCGTGCCTGCTGGTAAAAAAGATTATGATGTAGATGCTATCAAAAAGAAGATAGAGAATAGTTCACTCAGTATCAGTGAAATGGTTACAACTGCCTGGGATAGTGCCCGTACCTTCCGCGGTTCCGATATGCGCGGAGGAGCAAATGGAGCTCGGATCCGATTGACGCCACAAAAAGACTGGGAAGGTAATGAGCCGCAACGACTTGGAAAAGTACTGAAAGTACTCGAAGAGATTGCCACAGAATCCGTTGTTAGTGTGGCTGATGTGATTGTACTTGCAGGTAATGTTGGTATCGAAAAAGCGGCTAAAGCAGCTGGTTTTGATATTACGGTTCCCTTTGCTCCCGGACGAGGTGATGCAACGGATGAGATGACTGATGCGGCCTCATTTGCTGTGCTAGAACCGCTTTATGATGGTTATCGGAACTGGCTTAAGAATGACTACGCTGTCAGTGCAGAAGAACTCATGCTCGAACGCACGCAACTGATGGGACTCACAGCTCCAGAGATGACAGTTCTCGTTGGAGGCATGCGCATGTTAGGTACAAATTACGGCGGTACCAAACATGGTGTTTTTACCAATCACGAAGGCGCGCTAACCAATGACTTTTTTGTAAATCTTACTGATATGGCAAATATATGGTATCCAATAGGTACTAATTTGTACGAAATTCGGGACCGTAAAACGGGTAATCTTAAGTGGACTGCTACCCGGCTAGATCTTGTTTTCGGCTCTAATTCGATTCTTCGCGCCTACGCTGAAGTATATGCTCAGGATGATAACAAAGAAAAATTTCTGCGGGATTTTGTTGCTGCCTGGGTGAAGGTAATGAACGCCGATCGCTTTGATTTGTAA